The Photobacterium sanguinicancri genome includes the window CCTTGCGCCAGAAATGCAAGAGCAGCTTAAATCACTAACGCACATTGGCATTTTACAAGACTTAACCCACCAAGAAGCCAAGGCCGATTACCGCTTATCCGCCAAGTCACAGCTGAGTTCAAATGCGCTTCAGGTTTTCCGTCATCAACGTAACCCTATCGCCAAGGCACAAGGGATCTACTTCGATCCTAAGCCGCAGCGCAGTGAAGAGCGTTACTTGTTCAAAACCCCGCTCGAGCTGAGTCATCCAACGCTAGGTAAAACCATTGGTGCCTCAATCGATTTCTCAACCCGAGGGCTAAACTTACAACTCTGTGAGCCTGTCGCCTTAAAGCGCAATGACAAGGTTAATATCCGCTTTAACGAGCTACAGAAAATTGATCGTAATGCGCCGTTGCATTGCATGCCTTATCGTGTGGTGCGTGTCAGCCCGAATCGCTGCAATATTCAACTGACCACAGGTTCAGGCTCCGAAGCCGCCAAAGGAGAAGGCTTTTTACGTCGGCTGATCAAAAACAATGAAGCTCGGTTGCGGGTTTGCCACGAGCAGCAACCCGAAGGTGAACTCTTACTCGCGATGCACCAAATGTTATTAACGCGATTAAATAGCACCCCCTACTTTGCTGAAAAAGTGGATCATAAGGCAAAAGTAAAAGCCATTGGCTGTAACTTCCCGCTGGCCCCCTTACCCAAGTTATTTAACCAGCTAACCAATGACCATCATTTCTCTGTGTCACCTATTTTCCAAAATAGAGTCAACAAGATGCTGTCAGAAACCATGCGTCCGGTAGAAATAAAAGCCCCTTACCTTAACGAAGTGTATTTATGGGTAAAGCGCGAAGGGGGCGTTATCGAGAAAATGGCGAGTAAGTCAGTAGATGAATTCATTAATACTGAGCATCGCATTCGCTTTATTCAACAAGCGCGTGAAAAAGGGGAGTTTTTCGCTATTCGTGTGACGGCCGTGCCAGTTCTGAACCCTCTTACGGCATTAACTGGCAAAGAGTTAGGGGAATTAGCACGCTTAACCTTACACCGTGCGCGCGCGCTAGAGGTTGAATTTACCTCACTGATTGGCTGTGGCGAAATCTATGACGTGACAGATGAAGTGTTAGTGCGTCTAGAACTCAGCTAAGCCACACTGCATCGCAGTCCATGAAAAGACACCAACAATAACGCCAGTCAATGACTGGCGTTTTGTTTATCTAGCCAACACATTCTTTGAGCTAGGATGAAAAAGTACTAAGGTTCGGGTTATTACCAATTCAGCCCTTGTGGTAAGAGCGAAGCCGATAAAATACACATCACACCGCCTAAATCAGCAAAGCGAATGACAGCATCGGCTTTCGCTTCAACTTTGGGTTTTGCGTGATAAGCAATGCCTAACCCTGCGGCGGCCATCATGACGAGATCGTTAGCGCCATCCCCAACCGCAACGGTATTATGGTAAGGAATATCATAATGTTCAGCCAGCTCGACCAGCACATCGGCTTTAGCTTGGGCGTCCACGACATCACCGAGCACTTTACCTGTCAGCTTGCCATCAACAATCTCTAGGGTATTGGCTTGCGCATGTACTAAACCCAGTTCGTCTTTCAGGTAATCAGAAAAGTACGTGAAGCCACCTGAAGCAATTGCGACTTTCCAGCCATAATGCTGCAATGTTTCGACCAGCTCTCGCAGTTCAGGCATCATAGGCAGGTGATCACGTACTTGCGCTAAAATGGCTTCATCTGCCCCTTCTAACGTTCCCACCCGCTGGCGTAAGCTTGCTTCAAAATCGAGTTCACCTTGCATTGCACGTTCTGTTACTTTCGCCACTTGCTCGCCTACCCCAGCAAGCTTGGCGATTTCATCAATACACTCAATTTCGATCGCGGTGGAGTCCATGTCCATCAACACGAGGCCTGGATCTTCTAAATCGGGTAAATCTGCCGTCGCGACCGCATCAAGCGAGTGTTCAATAACAGCTTGATATAATTGATCCTGCAAAGCATTAGTGACTAATACTGCGTCATATCCCCCGACTTTCCATGCAGCAACAACCTGCAGGGTTTCATCCGCCTTTGCACTAATGTCGTCTAATTGAACAGAGGTTACTGTGCGGCCATAAATCAACGTCGCCGCTTTTTGTTTCACTAAATTTGGCGTAGCGACAATCTCGGGGAATCGCTGTTGCAGCAACGTATGTTTTCTAATGGTCAGCAAAATTCATCATCCTTGTGAAGTAGTTATACTCATGGTGTTGGGTGAAACGGCCATGGGTATAAACACTCGACATCGTAGCGTTTAGCGGCTTTCGTGCTCTCTATACTCTAGCGTTTTAACAAGAGTATTATCGAGTTTTTTTCCGCTTTAAAGAAACGCTGGTATACTGCTCTGCACCATCAAAGTACCTGAACACCATAGAATAAGCCACCGCCCCACTATGGCAAAAATGATGGGTACAATGCAATGTACAAAGTAATACATAAGAATAAGTAAAGCATAATGCGATGTACTTGGGGCGCTTTTGGAAGACATAACCATGATGAAATTTAAAACAACACGGCTCAAACGCTTCTGGCAAGCCTTTGTATTACTCGCTTGCTTTGCTGGTATTGTCGCCATGCTGGAGTACGGGTCGCAGCTGAATACGCGTAACTACCTCATGCTCAGCGAACAAACCCAAACACTCTCACGTCTTTTAGTGCGTCAAGCGGCTGAAACAGCCTCAAGTGATGTGATAGATAAAAACCAAGATAAGCTACAAGTGCTAGTGCAGCGCTTGTCACAAGAAGCTCTTATTTTAGATGCCACTATCTATGATCTGGAAGGGCGAACAGTTGCGCGGACCGAAGAGTCGATGCCTATCGAGCAAGTCACAGGGCTATCCACTCCCTTGTCTGTCGCCAGTTATGGCCGCCAACAAGTGATCGAACCGATTTTGTCTGGTGAGCAAGTGATTGGCTTTTTACGCATTACCTTAGAACACGGTAAGCTCGTCGAACACGCCACCAGCGAAATCGAAGGGATGACCAATATTGTCCGTGGCTTAGTGATTGCTGCGCTCTTTATCGGTTTCCTACTTGCCTTTACCTTTGGCCGCCGTAAAGATATTTGGCATTTCCCGTACTTACTTACCGCAAACGCAAAAGATTAAACGCACTACCGCGAACAGGTCTCTTCCTGTTCGCGCCCTTCTAATCATTGAGAATAATGTCAGGTTTTTTTACATCCCCTCGTTAATCTATAAATAAATCACCATAAATTCAACACCTTAAAAAACGGCACATACATTGCTTTATATGAAATAAGTCACACCATATTTTAAGCAAAGGGAAATGTCATGAATATTAAAACACCTTTAAGCGTACTTGCTATCTCGTTAGGTTTGGTTCTCAGTCAATCAGCAAATGCCACTATCTTCGTCAGCGATCTAGGCACAGCAGCACCGCCTGCATCACTGGGTGGCTTTGGCATGACAGCTTTTGGGGATGATACGCGAGCTAATTTTACTGATGTCACCAGCGTAGATACCCCAGAGGGAGGGTCAATTGGTTTTGATGGCCCTATGAATCTGCGAGAAATTGGTAGTGGCTGGTCAACATGGAGCCATGGCTATACAGGCGATGTTTACTACACCAATGGCCGTCAAAGTGTGACCATTGATTTACCTGACTTTACCCAAGCTTTCTACCTTTATGCTGAACCTAACCCATTCAGTGTGTTTAACATTACCGCAATGAGTGGTGGTGTTCAGCTTGCACTCGATATTGATGGCGCGAGCGGTGCTAAAGGCTGGGGCTTCTGGGAGGACGCTTCTAATTATCTAGATAGCATTACTATTAGCTCTAACGTTGATTTTGCTGTTGGTGAATTCGGTATCTCGGTACCAGAGCCTGCAACAATTGCACTGTTTGGTTTAGGGTTAGCAGGGCTTGGCTTTACCCGTCGCCGTAAGCAAAACGCATAGCCCAATAAAGAAAAACCCCAGTCTATCGACGATAGACTGGGGTTTCATATTCAGAAAAAGCGAGTGACTAAAAAGCCAAGCTTATTCAGCATCACCTAGAAGAACAGATTCTAGTGCGATTTCCATCATGTCGTTGAACGTCAGTTGACGCTCTTCAGATGTTGTCGCTTCACCACGTAGGATGTGGTCAGACACAGTACAGATAGTCAGTGCTTTAGCACCAAACTCTGCCGCTAGACCGTAGATGCCTGCTGCTTCCATTTCAACACCCACGATGCCGTACTTCTTCATTGTTTGGAAGAAGCTGAAATCTGGGTTGTAGAACAAATCAGCCGAGAAGATGTTACCCACTTTAACGTCAACACCTTTTGCTTTCGCTGCGTCTACGGCATTTTGTACCATGCCGTAATCCGCTAGCGCTGCAAAGTCGTGATCGCCAAAACGAATGCGGTTAACTTTAGAATCTGTTGATGCACCCATACCGATAACAACATCACGTAGGTTTACATCGTCACGTACCGCGCCACAGCTACCAACACGGATGATTTTCTTTACGCCGAAATCTTTGATTAGCTCAGTTGCGTAGATAGAGCACGATGGGATACCCATACCGTGGCCCATTACTGAAATTTTACGGCCTTTGTAAGTACCGGTAAAACCAAGCATGCTACGAACGTTACACACTTCTTTGGCGTCGTCTAAAAATGTTTCAGCGATGTACTTAGCACGTAGCGGGTCACCCGGCATTAGTACTACGTCTGCAAAGTCACCCATTTCAGCATTAATATGTGGAGTAGCCATGGTTATTTCCTTTTCGTTTCAACGAACGCCCATTTGGAGCTTGCTCATTGATAAATCATAATTAGTGATCGCGGTTTCTGCATCTCATTTATCATAGCCAGAAACAGCGACTTTACTTTGATCTGTCTGCTTAACAGCGAGTGTGACTCCACACTCTGCTGTCTTTTTGAATTACAAGAAAGACTTGCCGTAATCCATGTCTGATACACCGTGGTGCGCAGCAAGACTTTGACCGATATCTGCAAATGTCTCGCGACGGCCCAGTGAGCCTGCTGGTACTTTAGGGCCAGCAACAATCACAGGGATGTGCTCACGTGTATGGTCTGTACCTTCCCACGTTGGATCACAACCGTGGTCTGCCGTTAGGATAAGTACATCGTCTTCTTGCAGTAGTTCAAGTACTTCAGGTAGACGCTTATCAAAGTATTCCAGTGCCGCTGCGTAGCCTGCAACATTACGACGGTGGCCGTATGCTGAGTCAAAATCGACAAAGTTAGTGAACACTAAGCTGTTATCACCCGCTTGTTTGATTTGCTCAAGCGTTGCTTCAAACAAGTCTGGAATGCCTGTCGCTTTCACTTTTTTAGTGATACCGCAGCCCGCATAAATATCAGAGATCTTACCGATTGAAATCACGTCGCCGTTTTTCTCTTCAACCAGTTTTTGTAAGAACGTTGGCGCTGGTGGCTCAACAGACAAATCACGACGGTTACCCGTACGCTCAAATTGTCCTTTACCAGCACCCACGAATGGACGCGCGATAACACGACCAATGTTGTAGTCTTCCAATTCTTCACGCACGATTTGGCATAGTTCTAGTAAGTTATCTAGACCGTATGTTTCTTCGTGACATGCAATTTGGAATACCGAGTCAGCCGAGGTATAGAAAATAGGTTTGCCCGTTTTCATGTGCTCTTCACCCAAGTCATCCAGTACTTGTGTACCCGATGCATGGCAGTTACCTAGGTAACCCGGTAGGTTGGCACGTTCAACAATGCTATCTAGTAATTCTTGCGGGAAGCTGTTGCTGTGATCAGTAAAGTAACCCCAATCAAACAATACAGGTACGCCAGCGATTTCCCAGTGGCCTGACGGGGTATCTTTACCCGACGACAACTCTTTCGCATGGCCGTAAGCGCCAGTGATTTCTACATTCGCATCCAAACCTTCAGGGAAGTAACCTGAAGATTCTTCACATGCTTTACCCAAACCTAGTTTGTTTAAGTTAGGCAGGTGTAGAGGACCACTACGTTCACCGTTATCCGCTTCACCGCGTGCACAAGCTTGTGCAATGTGACCCATGGTGTTCGCGCCAACATCACCGAAATCGACGGCATCTTCTGTGGCACCAATACCGAATGAATCTAGTACTAGGATTATTGAACGTTTCATATTGACTCCGAATTAAACATCTTCCGCGCGAACGCGGCGGTAAACTTCTGGGGTAGCTTCAGGTTTTTGTTCAGACACACTGATCGATTGGCGAACCGCTTTCGCTGCTTCTTCCCACTGTGCTTCACTACGTGCGTGTACCATAGCAAGTGGGGTATCAGCGTAAACTTCATCACCTAAACGGATCATATCGCTAAGACCAACGGCGTAATCAATAGTGTCGCTAGCAACACGGCGACCACCGCCCATACCAACCACTGCCATGCCAAGACCACGAGTGTCCATCGCCGAAGCAAAGTTAGTTGCACCCGCAAGCTGCGCTGCATCCGCAAACACAGGTTTCACGATTTCAGCTGTGTCGAGGTAGTTATTGTAGTTTTCCATGAAATCTACAGGGCCACCTAAGCCGGCTACCATTTTGCCAAAGCGTTCAGCCGCTTGGCCATTATCAAGTACTGCTTGTAACTTAGCGCGCGCTTGTTCTAAGTCGCTAGCTAAACCACTAATTAGTAACATTTCAGCACACAGTGCCATGGTCACTTCAAACAAGCGAGGGTTACGGTATTCACCTGTTAAGAATTGCACCGCTTCGCGCACTTCTAACGCATTACCTGCTGTTGATGCCAACACTTGGTTCATGTCTGTTAGTAATGCTGTGGTACGTGTACCTGCACCATTTGCAACAGCGACGATAGAGTTAGCAAGCTCTTCAGACGCTTCGTAAGTTGGCATAAATGCGCCAGAACCTACTTTAACATCCATGATCAATGAACCTAAACCTGCCGCCAGTTTCTTCGACAAGATAGACGCGGTGATCAAGGAGATGTTATCAACCGTTGCAGTTACGTCACGGGTAGCGTACACACGCTTATCCGCTGGTGCTAAATCACCAGTTTGACCAATGATCGCTACGCCAGCTTCTTTAGTGACTTTACCGAACACATCATTGGTTGGAGTAATGTTGTAACCAGGGATCGCTTCTAGCTTATCAAGCGTACCACCGGTATGACCCAGACCACGGCCTGAAATCATAGGAACAAAACCACCACAAGCCGCAACCATTGCGCCTAGCATCAGTGATGTTACATCACCCACGCCGCCTGTTGAGTGCTTATCAACGATTGGACCGCCGAAGTCCATATGGCTCCAGTCAATCACCATACCTGAATCACGCATTGCACACGTTAGTGCTACACGCTCATCCATCGTCATGTCGTTGAAATAAATAGCCATCGCAAACGCAGCGATCTGACCTTCAGATACCGTGTCTTTTGCAATGCCTTGAATAAAAAAGTTAATTTCGTCTGTTGTTAGAATAACGTTGTCGCGTTTTTTTCTGATAATTTCTTGAGGTAAGTACATGATCTGCCCCTGTTAGATTGGGTGTAGGGTGCATACTTTGCTGTTTTTTGAGTGTAAGAGGTCGGACGCTTATAAATAAGCATCTAGCCTTTGCAAAGTATGGGGAAATAAAGGTGGTGGCAAGCACCACCTTATTGTTCAGACTTAGTAGCCGCCTTCAGCCGCTTTTTCGCCTTCACCTAACGTGTTAAGCAGATTTGCTAGTAGGCTTGATGCACCAAAACGGTAGTGCATGTTATCAGCCCACTCAGCACCTAGCAGGCGATCTGCCATTGCTAAGTATGTTTGTGCGTCTTCAGCTGTACGCACACCACCTGCAGGCTTGAAGCCAACAGTTTTTGCTACGCCCATGTTCTTGATCACAGTAAGCATGATCTCTGCAGATTCTGGCGTTGCGTTTACAGGCACTTTACCTGTTGATGTTTTGATGAAATCAGCACCGGCTTTAATAGAGATTTCAGACGCTTTAATGATTAGCGCTTCTTCTTTTAGTTCGCCCGTTTCGATAATTACTTTCAGTAGGATATCGCCACATGCTGCTTTACATTGTTTAACTAGCTCGAAGCCAACTTCTTCGTTGCCTGCGATCAGTGCACGGTATGGGAATACTACATCCACTTCGTCTGCACCGTATGCAACAGCTGCTTTTGTTTCAGCTACTGCGATGTCGATGTCGTCGTTACCGTGTGGGAAGTTAGTAACGGTTGCGATACGTACATCAGGCGTACCTTGCTCACGTAGTTGCTTTTTAGCAACAGGGATAAAACGTGGGTAGATACATACTGCTGCAGTATTACCTACTGCTGTCTTCGCGTTCTTACAAAGCTCGATCACTTTTGCATCAGTGTCGTCATCGTTAAGAGTGGTAAGATCCATTAATTTTAGTGCGCGTAGTGCAGCAGTGTTTAATTCGCTCATGACTATCTCCAGAGTCCAATAATATTACTAAGTCAAACAGCTCACACAGCGTGAACTGCTCACTGAGCGGACTTGCTCCTTGAAGAATCGAGGCAATCTCGTTATTGCGCTCAATCGACATCCTTTTTCACCGCGCAAGGTGGAGGGTACACCTTGCTTTTGCCATTCACAGCAGAAACGTGACAGTTCCCATCACGTTAGGGAATGCTGTTAAAGCACTCATCACATTAGGATGATAACCCCATCATACCAAGGTAAGATCCATGCCACCATCAAAGTCGTGTTTCCAGGTGTAGACAATCTGTTTACCTGCAAAATTCAAACTAAACGGCTTACTTTCAACAACTTAAACTAAACATTGCAAATTCACCCAGTAAAGAACCGCTCAATAATCCATTGATACGAAACCCCACCAAGGTATACACCGACAATCCCCATAACCCCAGGTAAAACAGGGGGGGCAGGGATAGGTAGTTTAATTGCTGAAAACAACAC containing:
- the serB gene encoding phosphoserine phosphatase, which gives rise to MLTIRKHTLLQQRFPEIVATPNLVKQKAATLIYGRTVTSVQLDDISAKADETLQVVAAWKVGGYDAVLVTNALQDQLYQAVIEHSLDAVATADLPDLEDPGLVLMDMDSTAIEIECIDEIAKLAGVGEQVAKVTERAMQGELDFEASLRQRVGTLEGADEAILAQVRDHLPMMPELRELVETLQHYGWKVAIASGGFTYFSDYLKDELGLVHAQANTLEIVDGKLTGKVLGDVVDAQAKADVLVELAEHYDIPYHNTVAVGDGANDLVMMAAAGLGIAYHAKPKVEAKADAVIRFADLGGVMCILSASLLPQGLNW
- a CDS encoding YtjB family periplasmic protein, which translates into the protein MMKFKTTRLKRFWQAFVLLACFAGIVAMLEYGSQLNTRNYLMLSEQTQTLSRLLVRQAAETASSDVIDKNQDKLQVLVQRLSQEALILDATIYDLEGRTVARTEESMPIEQVTGLSTPLSVASYGRQQVIEPILSGEQVIGFLRITLEHGKLVEHATSEIEGMTNIVRGLVIAALFIGFLLAFTFGRRKDIWHFPYLLTANAKD
- a CDS encoding PEP-CTERM sorting domain-containing protein, with product MNIKTPLSVLAISLGLVLSQSANATIFVSDLGTAAPPASLGGFGMTAFGDDTRANFTDVTSVDTPEGGSIGFDGPMNLREIGSGWSTWSHGYTGDVYYTNGRQSVTIDLPDFTQAFYLYAEPNPFSVFNITAMSGGVQLALDIDGASGAKGWGFWEDASNYLDSITISSNVDFAVGEFGISVPEPATIALFGLGLAGLGFTRRRKQNA
- the deoD gene encoding purine-nucleoside phosphorylase, with protein sequence MATPHINAEMGDFADVVLMPGDPLRAKYIAETFLDDAKEVCNVRSMLGFTGTYKGRKISVMGHGMGIPSCSIYATELIKDFGVKKIIRVGSCGAVRDDVNLRDVVIGMGASTDSKVNRIRFGDHDFAALADYGMVQNAVDAAKAKGVDVKVGNIFSADLFYNPDFSFFQTMKKYGIVGVEMEAAGIYGLAAEFGAKALTICTVSDHILRGEATTSEERQLTFNDMMEIALESVLLGDAE
- a CDS encoding phosphopentomutase, which codes for MKRSIILVLDSFGIGATEDAVDFGDVGANTMGHIAQACARGEADNGERSGPLHLPNLNKLGLGKACEESSGYFPEGLDANVEITGAYGHAKELSSGKDTPSGHWEIAGVPVLFDWGYFTDHSNSFPQELLDSIVERANLPGYLGNCHASGTQVLDDLGEEHMKTGKPIFYTSADSVFQIACHEETYGLDNLLELCQIVREELEDYNIGRVIARPFVGAGKGQFERTGNRRDLSVEPPAPTFLQKLVEEKNGDVISIGKISDIYAGCGITKKVKATGIPDLFEATLEQIKQAGDNSLVFTNFVDFDSAYGHRRNVAGYAAALEYFDKRLPEVLELLQEDDVLILTADHGCDPTWEGTDHTREHIPVIVAGPKVPAGSLGRRETFADIGQSLAAHHGVSDMDYGKSFL
- the deoA gene encoding thymidine phosphorylase produces the protein MYLPQEIIRKKRDNVILTTDEINFFIQGIAKDTVSEGQIAAFAMAIYFNDMTMDERVALTCAMRDSGMVIDWSHMDFGGPIVDKHSTGGVGDVTSLMLGAMVAACGGFVPMISGRGLGHTGGTLDKLEAIPGYNITPTNDVFGKVTKEAGVAIIGQTGDLAPADKRVYATRDVTATVDNISLITASILSKKLAAGLGSLIMDVKVGSGAFMPTYEASEELANSIVAVANGAGTRTTALLTDMNQVLASTAGNALEVREAVQFLTGEYRNPRLFEVTMALCAEMLLISGLASDLEQARAKLQAVLDNGQAAERFGKMVAGLGGPVDFMENYNNYLDTAEIVKPVFADAAQLAGATNFASAMDTRGLGMAVVGMGGGRRVASDTIDYAVGLSDMIRLGDEVYADTPLAMVHARSEAQWEEAAKAVRQSISVSEQKPEATPEVYRRVRAEDV
- the deoC gene encoding deoxyribose-phosphate aldolase — protein: MSELNTAALRALKLMDLTTLNDDDTDAKVIELCKNAKTAVGNTAAVCIYPRFIPVAKKQLREQGTPDVRIATVTNFPHGNDDIDIAVAETKAAVAYGADEVDVVFPYRALIAGNEEVGFELVKQCKAACGDILLKVIIETGELKEEALIIKASEISIKAGADFIKTSTGKVPVNATPESAEIMLTVIKNMGVAKTVGFKPAGGVRTAEDAQTYLAMADRLLGAEWADNMHYRFGASSLLANLLNTLGEGEKAAEGGY
- a CDS encoding XapX domain-containing protein, with the protein product MGEVLLSIFAGFIVGVLFSAIKLPIPAPPVLPGVMGIVGVYLGGVSYQWIIERFFTG